Proteins co-encoded in one Arachis hypogaea cultivar Tifrunner chromosome 13, arahy.Tifrunner.gnm2.J5K5, whole genome shotgun sequence genomic window:
- the LOC140178138 gene encoding uncharacterized protein, with the protein MALSDHPNGEFVSPKTKKEFRVEAYPSFIPFIDRKKLTSHPYIFAPVCYAGHWWLWLINTRKRKCQILDPLHKKAPTDERKDINKFTGYVFSRLITYAGGEPLQKGEREKEIKSPYVKISGQKTSYDCAVYVMKWMEIIEPENIKKGKYQWDNWPQEEVDHYRVEYASRILLSEMNTQRDRAIRESSAIRLSKPSSILLSPFCQINSADIETA; encoded by the exons ATGGCACTTTCGGATCACCCAAACGGGGAATTCGTATCACCGAAAACGAAAaaggaattcagggtggaagcctacccgagtttcattcccttcatagatagaaaaaaattgacttcgcacccatat atttttgcccCTGTCTGCTACGCggggcattggtggttatggctgataaatacaagaaagcggaaatgtcaaatacttgacccgctacacaaaaagGCTCCCACCGATGAGAGAAAGgacattaataaattcact ggatatgtattttcaagattgataacatatgccggCGGGGAACCTCTTCAGAAAGGGGAGAGggagaaggaaattaaatcaccatatgttaaaatatctggccaaaaaacaag ctatgactgcgctgtgtacgttatgaagtggatggagataattgagccggaaaacatcaaaaaggggaagtatcaatgggataattggccacag gaggaggtggaccactatagagtggagtacGCATCCCGGATACTATTGAGTGAGATGAATACACAGAGAGATCGGGCAATTAGAGAAagtagtgctataaggctgtcgaagccatcctctaTATTATTaagtccgttttgtcagattaattctgctgatatagaaactgcGTAA
- the LOC140177579 gene encoding uncharacterized protein — MADSSTSSTSSTSQNASKTRERSHFRAKIKVQNIQIVVRNLHQNNIKLSVKNLKRKRSKNTQHKMAARNQTKDLKCATHLLSDKFRNMTEEKKAIVRDLGFGGLMHVPPLRVDHQLLRELANNFKLGENRLKTGYGSFQITPKTIGDALGINATGNLFPEKVEYKQLYKQLSDDDKIIYRRFQGKTLKSLTDEMMEIGVGSEEERLMFKRIFILYIQMAFLLPTTINKISPVHLAPIFKMDGISERNWGGHVLTFLIKGITDYQEKKKKAIDGCLFALMIIYFHLSENKGKKRAERPPKPWIANWTKEQLVERMTAEREETLGIVKMAETRAREKMKEKEKKEKKQEIKKTKKRKASPTSSSETETATDSDTSTSESETQQDSEDSARKHPIKKGKK, encoded by the exons atggcagactcttccacttcctccacttcttccacttctcaaaacgCTTCGAAAACAAGGGAACGCTCCCATTTTCGAGcaaaaatcaaagttcaaaatatacaaatcgTTGTTCGAAACCTACATCAAAACAACATCAAACTCTCCgtgaagaatctgaagagaaAACGAAGCAAGAACACTCAAC acaaaatggcagcaagaaaccaaacgaaagaccttaagtgtgccacacatctcctgagtgataagttcagaaacatgactgaggagaagaaggcaaTTGTCAGGGATCTCGGATTTGGTGGGTTGATGCACGTCCCACCTctaagggtggatcaccaactcttaagggaactggcaaacaacttcaaacttggggagaacagactgaagacaggatatggttctttccaaataacaccaaagacaataggtgatgcgcttggcatcaatgcaacag gaaatctgtttcctgagaaagttgagtataagCAACTTTATAAGCaactttctgatgatgacaaaataatttatagaagattccagggtaagaccctcaaaagtcttaccgatgaaatgatggaaatAGGCGTTGGCAgcgaagaggaacgcctgatgttcaagaggatattcatcctctacatacagatggcgttccttttgccaacgacgataaacaaaatatcgcccgtgcacctcgccccaatttttaagatggacggcatatcggagagaaactggggggggcatgttttgacgtTCTTGATCAAAGGCATCACAGACtaccaggagaagaagaagaaggcaattgatggctgcctctttgccctCATGATAATATACTTCCATCTTTCTgaaaacaaaggcaagaagagggctgaaagaccaccaaagccttggattgccaactggactaaggagcagttggtggaaagaatgactgcagaaagagaagaaactttg gggattgtgaagatggcggagacaagagcaagagaaaaaatgaaagaaaaagaaaaaaaagaaaaaaaacaagaaataaaaaaaacaaaaaaaaggaaggcgagtccaacatcgtcttcggagacagaaacagctactgacagtgacacttctacctctgagtctgagactcaacAAGACTCAGAGGATTCGGCAAGAAAACACCccataaaaaaggggaaaaagtaa